The Candidatus Nanohalovita haloferacivicina region CAGTATACAGAGAACACTTCGACACAGACACCTGGAAAGACCTCACCAAACTGTTTGTCGGCGGCCTACTTCTCATACTGGTCGCAGCACTTCTCGAATCAGCCTGAATAAATCTATTTAAGATTCGACTCAGTAAAACCCGACTGTGAAACTCTCAAGCCAGGCCATAGACATACTTGAACAGTTGAAAAAACACGGACGAAGAACTGTAGAGGAACTGGAAAATGAAGGATTCGACCAGTCAATGGTAAACCGTGCTGCAATAGAACTACAGGACAAAGGCCTAGCAGAAGTAGAGGAAGAAGAAACAGTAACACGCTACCTAACGGAGACAGGAAAAAAAGTAGCAGCAGAAGGCTCACCAGAACACAAACTAATTGAAAGAGTAGAAGAAGGAGACAAATCGCTCTCCAAACTCCAGGACCTCAACCTCGACGTTGCACTGGGAAAGGCCCGACAGAAAAACTGGATAGAAATACAAGGAGGCTCAGTAGCCCTCACAGATAAAGGGAAAAACGCACTGGAAGAAGACGACCTCAAGAAAAGACTAAATGAGGAGGACTTCATGCAGGTCCACGAAGACAGAGGCCTTGTAGAAGCAGAAATAGAAGTAACAAGAATACTGGTCCTAACAGAAAAAGGAGAAGACCTGGAACTTGAAAAAGTCGAAGAAGACTTCAACGTAGAGGCCCAGGTACAGACACCAAGGATAGGTAAAAAACACTTCTACAAGGAAATCCTCGACTTCGCACAGGAAAAATTCGTGGAAATGGGATTCCAGGAAATGACAGGAGACTTCATAGTGCCCAGCTTCCTAAACTTCGACGCACTGTACACCGCACAGGACCACCCAGCCAGAGACCTCCACGACACATTCTTCATGAAAACACCTGAGAAATCCGACCTTTCAGAGTACGGAGACAAAGTGCAGCACGTTAAAGAAACACACGAAGACGGCTGGACAACAGGATCCAAGGGCTGGGGCTATGACTGGAGCGAACAAGAGGCCTCAAGAAACGTACTCAGAACACATACAACCGCAGTCAGCGCAAGAAGACTGCACGAAATCGATATTAACGAAGAGGAACTGCCTAAAAAGCTGTTCTGCATAGGCAGAAACTTCAGGAACGAAACAGTAGACAGAACACACCTCCCAGGATTCATACAGCTAGACGGAATCGTGGTAGGCAAAAACCTGAACTACAGAAACCTCAAAGGATACCTCAGCGAATTCTTCGAAAAAATGGGGTACGAAGAGTTCCGACTAATCCCATCATACTACCCATACACAGAAATGAGCACAGAAGTACAGGTATACGACGAGGAAGAAGACGAATGGCTCGGAATGGGAGGCGCAGGCCTCTTCAGACCAGAAGTAGTCAAACCAATGCTAGGATTCGAAGCAACAGTACTAGCATGGGGACTAGGCCTAGGAAGAGTAGCAATGAAAGCAGCAGAAATTGAAGACATCAGAGAACTTTACAGAAATGACATAGAAATACTTGAGGAAACTCCAAAATGGAGGCCTCACAACGGAGGAGAACAATAAATGGCCAACTTGGAGATAGACAAAAGAGAATTCGACCAACTTGTAGGAGAAAGCATCGACAACCAGAAAATGATAGAAGAAGGCTCAATGCTGGGCGCACACTGGCACCGTATCGAAGGAAACGTATGCGAAGTAGAAACATACCCAAACAGGCCAGACCTACTATCTGTAGAAGGCCTTGCCAGAGCATACAGAGGATTCTTCGACATTGATACAGGAAGAGAAAAATATGACATACAGAAAGGAGATCTCAAGGTAGAAGTCGATGAATCAGTAGAAGATGTCCGGCCTCACATCGGGGGTGCAGTAGTCAGAGGTCTCGAACTCTCAAAAAAGAAGATTAACGGCCTGATCCAGCTACAGGAAAAAATGCACGAAACAATGGGCCGCAGAAGAGACAAACTGGCGATAGGCCTGCATGACCTCTCCACAGTAGAAGCGCCGTTCACATACAAAGCTGTAGAACCGGAAAAAGTCTCATTCAAACCGCTGGAATACGATAAACACATGCAGCTTGGAGAAATTCTGGATGAACACGAAAAAGGCCAGAAATACGCATGGATTCTGGAAGACGAGGACAGATACCCGATAATTGAGGATTCTGAAGGAAAAGTGCTCAGCTTCCCGCCAATAATCAACAACCAGCTGACAGAAGTAGACTCCGAAACAACCGATATCTTCATCGACGTCACAGGAAAACACAGAGAAACAGTGATGAAGGCCCTCAACATCCTCACAACTGCACTTTCTGAAAGAGGAGGCCAGATAGAATCAGTAACAGTCGACGGAGAAAAAATGCCGGATTTAACGCCTGAAGAAATGGAGCTTGATATCGAATACTTCAGAGACATCTCAGGCCTTGATCTAGAACCAGAAGAAATTGTCAAAAGACTGGAAATGATGAAGCACGAGGCCAAAAAGAAGGGAGACAAGATCAAAGTCAAGATTCCGGCCTACAGGAACGATATAATCCACCAGTACGACCTGATCGAGGAAGTTGTGATCGCACACCGGTACGACAATATAGAACCAGAAGTCCCAGAAGTAGATCAAATGGCCTCAGTAAAACCTATTCAGGACTTCGCAGATAGAATAAGAGATGTAATGACAGGTGCCGGCGCTCTTGAAGCAAATACTTTCTACCTCTCCAGCAAGGAAAAAATCTTTGAAATGATGGAGATAGAGGAAAATGAAGTAGCAGAAGTAGCCAACGCATCAGGAGAGGAACAGGAGGTAGTCAGAAACTGGCTTCTGCCATCACTGTTCCAGACACTGCACGATAACAGGCATCACAGCTATCCACAGACATTCTTCGAAGTATCCGATGTAGTAGAGCTCGACAACTCCAGAGTAGGAGCATCCAACAAAAAGAAGATGGCCTACATAGTAACAGGCAATGAAAAAGATTACACGGACGCAAGAGCAATCCTCCAGGTACTGGAAAGAGATCTAGGCCTTGAATTCGATGTACAGGAAAAATACCGGAGCTGCTTCAAAGAATCAAGATCAGCAGCAGTCTACTTCAAAGACAAGAGGGTAGGAATAATCGGAGAGTTCTCAGAAGAAGTTATTGAAAACTGGGAGCTCAGCTATCCTGCAGCAGGCCTTGAACTGGACGTGGAAAAGATCCTTGAACTGAAAGAGTAAAGAAAAAAGAATTTTTGAAGGGTGGATGATGAACCCTGCGGGACCAAACTCTGCCGAGTTTGATCAGCTGAAGGCACAAAAAGTGCCTTTCGGAAGGGTTTGATTTTTGAGTGCTGACGCCCTGAAATTATTCCTCATCGTTTTCTGAATTGGAATTGTCGTCAGGTTCCTCATGCGGACTCTCATCCTCTTCCTCTACTGCCACACTGTTTCTATCCTGTACTTCGCTCTCTGTAGGAATAATCAGCCAGGCCACAAGGTAAAGCAGAGGGCTCACTCCGGTAATAATCAGTAGCAACGTAATTAGGCGTACTACTGAAGGGTCAAAGCCGTAGACCTCAGCAATTCCTCCGCAAATACCGCCAAGGATTCTGTCAGTCTCCGACCGGTAAAGTCTGTTTTCTGCCATTTTATTTCACACTACAAAGATTATATTCAAGGGTTAAATCTGTTCTTCTTCCTCATCAGTTGAGACACGACCTCCCTGCCACTGCCCCTCGTAATCGCGTACAAGGCCGCCAATAGCTTGTTTAAATACTATCTCGGCAACGCGAGCGCCTTCCTGAATCTCAAAGGTCTGATTGGAAACATTCTTCAAACCAAAAATCAGAGGCCCCTCATAACCTGGATTCGTATTCGTCCCTTTGAAGTACAGACCGCTTCTCTGCAGAGTACTTCTTGGATAGACATCAGGCATCAAATGGGCCTCGGTCCCTCCAACCTCTACAGCATCGCTCGGAACCTCAACAGTCTCACGAGTCTTAATCAAGTAGTAATCGCCAGGCTCAAGAACAAGCGTGTCGCCAGAACCTTCCTCCAGAACTTTATCGCTGTCAGGAGTATCGCGGGTATCACGATGCAGAAAACCATCAGAACTCAGCTCAAAGGCCTCTCCCAGTCTTACTTCAAGGCCTACGCCTTCAGGATTTTCAAGCTCTCTATCAGCTAAATTATGAATCATTCCGTGCTCTTCACGCATTTCGAGCACTTTTCTCGCGGTAAGAATCATAGAAAGAAAAAGGGAAAATGAAAGTGAAAAACTTATCGAACCCACTCTTCTTGAGCGGTCTCAAAGTCGTGAATCTCGTCATCCTCAAACCAGATGCTGATCTCCTTCTCAGCTTCCTCTGGCTCAGCGGATGCGTGAATCAGGTTCTTGTGAAGCCGTCCGGACCCATCAGCGTGAGCGAATGAGATGTGACCGTAAGTACCTCTGATTGTAGCAGGGTCGGCCTCAGTAGGATCTGTCTCTCCAACAATCTTTCTGATGTTCTCTACAGCATTAACACCTTCAAGAACCATTGCAACTACAGGCCCTTTCTTCATGTACTCTGCAAGCCTCTCGTAGAAATCCTTCTCTACGTGCTCCTCGTAATGCTCTTCAAGAAGATCATCTGTAGCCCATACCATCTTCATACCGCAGATCTTGAAACCTGCATTCTCAAAACGGGAGACAATCTCGCCAATAAGGCCTCTCTTAACAGTATCAGGTTTTAAAGCAACGAAAGTTTTCTCAACGTGTTCAAATTCTTCAGACATATTTACACCTTCTATAACTAAAGTAGAGAAAGGAAATTTTTTAATTCGAATTCTCAGGAAGAGGCCTGTAAAAAGTCTGCTCACATGGCAGAAGAGTTACATTATCATTCTCAAGCCACTCAGTAGCAGTCTGATTCCTGTAAGAGGCCTCATCAGTCCATTCCATACCGCTTATATCCTCATTACAGATATTGTAGGCCTGCATCATCAACTCTGACTCAACCCTTCTGTAAAAGTTCGCGGTACCGGGCTCAACCTCAGTATAATTATCGTAATTGTAAGTAGTATGATCCTGCTTCTGAAGACCCATACAGAAACCACCGGCCTCAACACCTACACACTCAACAGTAATCTCGGTGTAGCCAACTTTCTGACCAGTATCCGGCGCAAGAATATTATGAATGCCCAGCAGAAGAACAACAAGTCCAAGCGAAATACCTACATATTTGAGCTGTTCCTGAAGTTCCTCTGAAATCTCCTGGCCCATTACTTCCATACTCAGAAATCTGTTGACTATCTTCTTAAAACCCACTCCGGCCGAATATCGAGTATTTTATCAATATTCGACTCGCCTGATTATACACGATGCAGCTAGGAACAATCGAAGGAGAAGTCACCACATCATCATTCAAATTCCGAGCAGTGGAAGAAGTAAGAAAATTCGACTTCATCTCAGTAAAGAGCAACGAAAAATGGATACTAGGCCAAGTCGACGAAGTAACAAAGAAACCCGACGGCGAAACCATGGCCCATGCCAACATCATCGGATACAGAGACAAAGGCCTCACCAAAGCACCAAGAAGAGTAATAGAACCAGACTCAATAGTATACAAAGCAGACCAGGAACTAATATCGGACACACTAGGCCTCGACGACGAAGGCCTCCGCATCGGAAACCTAGAAACCAATCCCGATATCGATATCCACGTTAACGCAGAGGACTTCTACAAACACTTTGCAGTACTGGCCCAGACAGGCGCAGGGAAATCATACCTGACAGGAGTGCTGATTGAGGAGATGCTGGAAGATGACTTCCCTGTACTGATACTTGATCCTCACGGAGAATACTCCTCGCTGCGACAGGAAAACCCGGAAAACGATGAAGAAAGACAGGCCTATGATATCAAGGAGTTCTCGCCAAACACAGATATCAATCCAGAGGCCGTACCGCTTAGATTCTCATCCAGGAACTTCGAGAAAAAAGAACTAACAACTCTAATTCCGGACTCACTGACAAACTCACAGATGGGAGTGCTCTACAACGCGTTGAAACGGCTGCAAGAGAAAGACGAAGACTACAACCTCAACGACTTGATGGACGCAGTCTCTAACGAAGACTCAACAGCCAAATGGAACCTCCTCAACTATCTCGAGCAACTAGACGACTCAGGCCTTTTCTCCGACTCTCCAATGGATCTGGAGGAACTGGTCGAGCCAGGAAGAGCAACAATCATCAATCTCAGAGCTGTAGAACCAGAAACAGCAGAAATGACAGCTTACATGCTCGCCAAGAAACTTTTCGACCTAAGAAAAAGAAACCAGATCCCGCCATTCATAACAGTAATAGAAGAGGCCCACAACTTCACACCGGAAAAAGGATTCGGCCAGACAATCTCCAACCCAATACTAAGAAAAATAGCATCAGAAGGCCGTAAATTCGGTCTAGGTCTCGGAGTAATCTCTCAGAGGCCGGCAAGAATCGACAAAAACGTATTATCTCAGGCCAACACACAGTTCATACTAAGAGTAACCAATCCAAACGATCTCAAGGCCATATCCAAGTCCTTTGAAGGAATAACAAGCGAAGTAGAGGATATGATCAAGTCGCTGCCGCCAGGAGTGGCCTTCGTACTAGGAAACGAGTATCCTGTTATGACTGATGTCAGAACACGTAAATCGAAGCACGGAGGAGAAACACAGACTTCAGACACCTATGTAGAGAAGGAAAGCGTGGAAGTCTTCGAAACAAGAAAATCTAGAGGCGAACTCGAATCAGAAACTGGGGAAAAGTACACTCCGGCCTACTATCCGCTTTATCTTCTCAAGAATGATGAGAAAAAAGTACTTGTCGATGGAGTAAAGAACAATATCAAGGCGGAGAGGCCTAAAATCTCTGGAAGTGAAAAAGAGGTCTACAAGAAGCTTCAGAGAGGAAAGGAGAAATCAGAAATTCTGGAAGACCTTGAAATGGATCTTTCAAAGCTAACGGCGATAATTGATGGCCTGCGAAAGAAAGGATTCGTGAAGGAGGGTTCAAACGACGTGGCGGAGTCAGTACTCGATCTTGAGATAGAGGATCAGAGTGTAGAGGCCGAAGAACTGATTGATTACGAGGTATCGGAGGACGAGGCCCGCTCACACCTGAAAAACTCGGAAGTCAGAAAAGTCCGCTACCCTTACTTTTCGAAGGGAGAAACTGTCTACGATCCGATTCTGGGTAAGGAAATCTAATCCGTTCCTATTTTAAGAATTACTTATCCCTATCTATTATACGAACTCACGGGTTCGTGGTCTAGTTGGTTATGACGTCGCCCTTACAAGGCGAAGATCCCCAGTTCGAATCTGGGCGAACCCATCGTTCAAGGCTTATCAAGGCCTGAGCAGGATCTCTTATCATAAATCCTGCAGTATCTTGTAAGATTCAAAAAACTCAATGCCACACTTAACCTCATGGTGTTGTCACCAAAAGGTAAATAAACGTTGCATGGGAATAGTGAGAATGTGGCTAAGATTTCCCATTTAATAAATCCGGAAAAACAATATCTGATATTATGACGCAGTACAAACAGGCCATCGTTTTGCAAGAGGACTTGAACATGTCTAAAGGAAAATCTATCGCACAGGCCTGTCACGCGTCACTGAAGGCCTATGAAAGGTCTGAAGATAAAATCCGGGAGAAATGGGATAAACAGGGAGCGAAAAAAGTTGCACTCGATATCGGCAACAAAGATATCAGGGTTCGGTTCCAAAAAGCAAAGGATGAAGGCCTACCAGCATATCTGGTGAAGGACGCTGGTCGGACCGAACTTAAATCTGGTACTGTAACAGCGCTCGGGATTGGCCCTGCAGAAGAATCTAAAATCGATAGCATAACTGGAGATCTTGGCTTGATAGAATAATGGGTGAAGACGAAATGGAAATGGAGAATACTACAATTAACTTGGTGGAAATGGACTGGGAGTACTACACTGATACTCTCGGTATTGAAGGCGTACTAAAAGAGCAGGTAAACGATTTCGTGGTGAGAGAGCTTGCCAGCCACGAAACAGGCGAAGGAGATCATCTTATCGTCAAGCTCCGAAAACAGAACATGACCACTATGGATGCCATTGGAAAGCTATCTAGCATGCTACACATTTCCAAAGACAGGATAGGATACGCAGGAAACAAAGACAAGAAGGCCGTTACAGAACAGTACATCTCCGTTAAAGGAGTAGATCCAGAAGACATCCGAGGAATATACACTGACGAGTTCGATCTCGAAGTTGTAGGATACGGCCACAGAATTGGCATCGGAAATCTTTCTGCCAACAGATTCGAAATAACAATAAGAGACCTCAACCTCCCAATCGAGGACCTGAGAAACAGAACACTGAAAATCGTCGATGAAATGGACGGCAAGTTCCCTAACTACTTCGGCCCACAGAGATTTGGTTCAACAAGACCAATTACACACCAGGTAGGCCGCCATCTTCTGAAAGGAAATTATGAGGAAGCAGTATGGACATACATCGCAAAGCCATACGACCAGGAATACAAGAGCATCAGAAAGACAAGAGAAGAACTCTGGGAAACCAGAGAAGTAGAGGGTGCAGCAGAAAAATTCCCGAAAAAGTATCGATACGAGAAAACCCTGCTGTATCACCTGACAAAACACCCTGAAGACTATCAAGGCGCGATTAAAAGGCTGCCTGAAGGCCTACAAACACTTTTCATCCATGCATATCAATCATGGGTTTACAACCGAGTTCTCTCACAACTTCTCGAAGACGGATGGTACCAAGAAGATTATGAAATCCCTCTTGTCGGTTACAAGACAGATCTGAAAGATGAGAAACCAGAAAACATAATGGAAGACGTCCTTGAGGAGGAAGGAGTATCACAGGACGACTTCAGACTATCTGACTTCCCAGAACTCAGGTCAGAAGGAAGCTACAGGAGAGCATTCGCAGACTTCAGGAACTTTGAGATACTGGATATAGGAGACGACTCACTGAACATGGCCAAAAACAAGATGACTGTCAAGTTCGACCTACCGAAAGGATCATACGCAACAGTATTTCTCAGAGAGATACAGAAGAACAACTAACCCCTATTTTTCCTACTACCTCATCCCTAACTTTATTTTATTAATCGTTTAAACACAATAACATGGGCCTGCAACCAAGAGAAATAGCGGAAAGCACAGGTAACTGGATAAAACAAAATAAGACTTTTACAGCAATAATCACTGCATTCGCGGTATCACAGGCCTACATTCTCACACAGATCTGGACACATCCTCTCATATGGGATACGTCAATCTACTGGGGAATGGGCAAAGCACTGTTCTCAGGAAACCAGATAGGCCTATGGGAACAGTTCAGACCACCAATGCTGCCTATAATCCTCGGAACACTATGGAAACTAGGCATGCCAGCAGAAGGATTCACAAGGCTGATGGCAGTACTTTTCTCAACAGCAGGCCTCACAGGAATCTATCTCATGGCAAAAGACCTCTACACAAAGAAAGTAGCAGCCTACACAGTAGGAATAATAGCAGCATCAATCACATTTGCATACTACACAAACATGCTGCTCACAGGAATACCGGCCTCATTCCTCGTATTCACATCAATATACCTAGCAACCAAGAAAAAACACTTATCAGCAGGTATAATCGGAGGCCTGGCATTCCTCACGCGGTTCCCAGCAGCACTGGTAGGCCCAGCCGCAGTACTCTACATAGCATACACATACAGAAATGAAATACAGCAAATGCTTGTCCAGGCCTCAAAATACACTGCAGGATTCTTCGCAGTAGCAATACCTTACATGGCCGCCAACCACTACTTCTACAGTAGCGCACTGCAGCCATTCATCAGAGGATTCTCAATCCCGGCCTCAACACAGAGCACATACCTCTACGGAGTATTCTACATGTTCAACGGGATAAAAGCCAGCATCTTCCTGGCACTACTCCCGGTAGGCCTCTACATGATTCTCAAATACAGAGAGAAAAAATATTACGGGTTTACAGCAGCACTGACCCTACTCTACGGATTCTTCACATACTTCCCGAGAAAAGAAGTCAGATTTATCCTTCTGTTCCTGCCGCTAATGGCAATTGTATCAGCAAGAGGCCTTGAAGAGGTAGTTGAGAGGGTTCAACATGAGAAAATTACCTCTGAAAGAAAGAATATGTTGGTTGCTGCAGTATTTGTTGTTATAATTCTTTTCGCTGGGTTCCAGGTTTATCAGCAGAAGCAATGGGTCAACCAGAATCAGGTTGACTTTTACAGAGCACATTCGAATCTTACTGGATCGGTAGCTGCAAATGACGCACAGATCATGCCTTACGGTGACTTCAAGTATCTGGCAATGCCGCCTCTAAGTCTTGAAGCCCACTACGAAATGGCCCAGGAGGAGGCTGATTACTTCTCGATTAACACATGTGCATGGTACTGTTTCCCGGGTGATGAGGAATGCAAGCAGAGAATTGAAAATTACGAGGAAAACGTCTCTGAGAATTACGCGAATGTTTATCAAGATCATGGGGAACAATGTCAATACGATATTTACAGAGTGAATTAGAGATGAGAGAACTTAAGAAATACCGTTATCTTTTCGCAGCGCTTTTGACAGTACTAGTATTCAGTCTAGGTATGCTCTTCAGTAACTTCATGGATACTCAGAGATCCAACGAACTTCAATCAGAAATGAATGAAGACATAATACAGTTACAGAGCCAGAATCTGCAACTAACATACCTGAAATCAAATCAGGTTAACTCATGCGCTGCAATGGAAGAAGGCCTGACCAACATGATCAAAGACTATAATAAAAGACTGAATAAGGTACAGGAGTATCAGCAGAACAGTATTGCAAACTCTGGAAGATTTGAACAGATCAAAAAGCAGTATATTATTTCAGGCCTCAGATACTGGATTTTTGTTGGAGATCTTAAGACTGAGTGCGACTACAATCCTGATACGGTTCTCTTCTTCACGGAAAGCCTTGAGGCCAGTAACTGTCAGGAATGTAAGCGGCAAGGCCAGCAGCTTGAGCTACTGAAACAGAAGTACAGAGAAGATGTTCTCATTTTCTCAGTGCCTACCTCAATGGATGACGGCATGATAAATGTTCTAGAGCAGCAGTACAATGTATCTAGGCCTCCAGCTGTAGTTCTTAACAGGGATACGGTTCTACAAGGCTACAGCTCAAGAAGTTTGATAGAGGAAAAACTGAATGAATCAGGTGGTTCGCA contains the following coding sequences:
- a CDS encoding phenylalanine--tRNA ligase subunit alpha, whose amino-acid sequence is MKLSSQAIDILEQLKKHGRRTVEELENEGFDQSMVNRAAIELQDKGLAEVEEEETVTRYLTETGKKVAAEGSPEHKLIERVEEGDKSLSKLQDLNLDVALGKARQKNWIEIQGGSVALTDKGKNALEEDDLKKRLNEEDFMQVHEDRGLVEAEIEVTRILVLTEKGEDLELEKVEEDFNVEAQVQTPRIGKKHFYKEILDFAQEKFVEMGFQEMTGDFIVPSFLNFDALYTAQDHPARDLHDTFFMKTPEKSDLSEYGDKVQHVKETHEDGWTTGSKGWGYDWSEQEASRNVLRTHTTAVSARRLHEIDINEEELPKKLFCIGRNFRNETVDRTHLPGFIQLDGIVVGKNLNYRNLKGYLSEFFEKMGYEEFRLIPSYYPYTEMSTEVQVYDEEEDEWLGMGGAGLFRPEVVKPMLGFEATVLAWGLGLGRVAMKAAEIEDIRELYRNDIEILEETPKWRPHNGGEQ
- the pheT gene encoding phenylalanine--tRNA ligase subunit beta, which gives rise to MANLEIDKREFDQLVGESIDNQKMIEEGSMLGAHWHRIEGNVCEVETYPNRPDLLSVEGLARAYRGFFDIDTGREKYDIQKGDLKVEVDESVEDVRPHIGGAVVRGLELSKKKINGLIQLQEKMHETMGRRRDKLAIGLHDLSTVEAPFTYKAVEPEKVSFKPLEYDKHMQLGEILDEHEKGQKYAWILEDEDRYPIIEDSEGKVLSFPPIINNQLTEVDSETTDIFIDVTGKHRETVMKALNILTTALSERGGQIESVTVDGEKMPDLTPEEMELDIEYFRDISGLDLEPEEIVKRLEMMKHEAKKKGDKIKVKIPAYRNDIIHQYDLIEEVVIAHRYDNIEPEVPEVDQMASVKPIQDFADRIRDVMTGAGALEANTFYLSSKEKIFEMMEIEENEVAEVANASGEEQEVVRNWLLPSLFQTLHDNRHHSYPQTFFEVSDVVELDNSRVGASNKKKMAYIVTGNEKDYTDARAILQVLERDLGLEFDVQEKYRSCFKESRSAAVYFKDKRVGIIGEFSEEVIENWELSYPAAGLELDVEKILELKE
- a CDS encoding PspC domain-containing protein — translated: MAENRLYRSETDRILGGICGGIAEVYGFDPSVVRLITLLLIITGVSPLLYLVAWLIIPTESEVQDRNSVAVEEEDESPHEEPDDNSNSENDEE
- a CDS encoding dCTP deaminase translates to MILTARKVLEMREEHGMIHNLADRELENPEGVGLEVRLGEAFELSSDGFLHRDTRDTPDSDKVLEEGSGDTLVLEPGDYYLIKTRETVEVPSDAVEVGGTEAHLMPDVYPRSTLQRSGLYFKGTNTNPGYEGPLIFGLKNVSNQTFEIQEGARVAEIVFKQAIGGLVRDYEGQWQGGRVSTDEEEEQI
- the ndk gene encoding nucleoside-diphosphate kinase translates to MSEEFEHVEKTFVALKPDTVKRGLIGEIVSRFENAGFKICGMKMVWATDDLLEEHYEEHVEKDFYERLAEYMKKGPVVAMVLEGVNAVENIRKIVGETDPTEADPATIRGTYGHISFAHADGSGRLHKNLIHASAEPEEAEKEISIWFEDDEIHDFETAQEEWVR
- a CDS encoding ATP-binding protein, which translates into the protein MQLGTIEGEVTTSSFKFRAVEEVRKFDFISVKSNEKWILGQVDEVTKKPDGETMAHANIIGYRDKGLTKAPRRVIEPDSIVYKADQELISDTLGLDDEGLRIGNLETNPDIDIHVNAEDFYKHFAVLAQTGAGKSYLTGVLIEEMLEDDFPVLILDPHGEYSSLRQENPENDEERQAYDIKEFSPNTDINPEAVPLRFSSRNFEKKELTTLIPDSLTNSQMGVLYNALKRLQEKDEDYNLNDLMDAVSNEDSTAKWNLLNYLEQLDDSGLFSDSPMDLEELVEPGRATIINLRAVEPETAEMTAYMLAKKLFDLRKRNQIPPFITVIEEAHNFTPEKGFGQTISNPILRKIASEGRKFGLGLGVISQRPARIDKNVLSQANTQFILRVTNPNDLKAISKSFEGITSEVEDMIKSLPPGVAFVLGNEYPVMTDVRTRKSKHGGETQTSDTYVEKESVEVFETRKSRGELESETGEKYTPAYYPLYLLKNDEKKVLVDGVKNNIKAERPKISGSEKEVYKKLQRGKEKSEILEDLEMDLSKLTAIIDGLRKKGFVKEGSNDVAESVLDLEIEDQSVEAEELIDYEVSEDEARSHLKNSEVRKVRYPYFSKGETVYDPILGKEI
- the pth2 gene encoding peptidyl-tRNA hydrolase Pth2, which translates into the protein MTQYKQAIVLQEDLNMSKGKSIAQACHASLKAYERSEDKIREKWDKQGAKKVALDIGNKDIRVRFQKAKDEGLPAYLVKDAGRTELKSGTVTALGIGPAEESKIDSITGDLGLIE
- the truD gene encoding tRNA pseudouridine(13) synthase TruD, whose protein sequence is MGEDEMEMENTTINLVEMDWEYYTDTLGIEGVLKEQVNDFVVRELASHETGEGDHLIVKLRKQNMTTMDAIGKLSSMLHISKDRIGYAGNKDKKAVTEQYISVKGVDPEDIRGIYTDEFDLEVVGYGHRIGIGNLSANRFEITIRDLNLPIEDLRNRTLKIVDEMDGKFPNYFGPQRFGSTRPITHQVGRHLLKGNYEEAVWTYIAKPYDQEYKSIRKTREELWETREVEGAAEKFPKKYRYEKTLLYHLTKHPEDYQGAIKRLPEGLQTLFIHAYQSWVYNRVLSQLLEDGWYQEDYEIPLVGYKTDLKDEKPENIMEDVLEEEGVSQDDFRLSDFPELRSEGSYRRAFADFRNFEILDIGDDSLNMAKNKMTVKFDLPKGSYATVFLREIQKNN
- a CDS encoding ArnT family glycosyltransferase; translation: MGLQPREIAESTGNWIKQNKTFTAIITAFAVSQAYILTQIWTHPLIWDTSIYWGMGKALFSGNQIGLWEQFRPPMLPIILGTLWKLGMPAEGFTRLMAVLFSTAGLTGIYLMAKDLYTKKVAAYTVGIIAASITFAYYTNMLLTGIPASFLVFTSIYLATKKKHLSAGIIGGLAFLTRFPAALVGPAAVLYIAYTYRNEIQQMLVQASKYTAGFFAVAIPYMAANHYFYSSALQPFIRGFSIPASTQSTYLYGVFYMFNGIKASIFLALLPVGLYMILKYREKKYYGFTAALTLLYGFFTYFPRKEVRFILLFLPLMAIVSARGLEEVVERVQHEKITSERKNMLVAAVFVVIILFAGFQVYQQKQWVNQNQVDFYRAHSNLTGSVAANDAQIMPYGDFKYLAMPPLSLEAHYEMAQEEADYFSINTCAWYCFPGDEECKQRIENYEENVSENYANVYQDHGEQCQYDIYRVN